The Streptomyces venezuelae genomic interval CCAGCGCAGGTGGGCCGCGGCGCATCCGGGGATCGAGCTGCACCTGGTCCGGGTCAACTCGGCGACCGCCGGGCTCGCGGAGGGCTCCTGCGACCTGGCCGTGCTGCGCAGACCGCTGGAGGACCGCCGCTTCGACTCGGCGATCGTGGGGCTCGAACGGCGGCTGTGCGCGATGGCCGCCGACGACCCGCTGGCCAGGCGCCGGTCGGTGCGTCTCGCGGACCTGAGCGGCCACACCCTGCTGATCGACCGGCGCACCGGCACCACGACGCCGGAGCTGTGGCCGCCGGACTCCCGGCCGGCGACCGAGGAGACGTACGACGTGGACGACTGGCTCACGGCGATCTCCACCGGTCGTCGCATGGGCATGAGCGCGGAGGCCACCGCCAGTCAGTACCGCAGGCCCGGCGTGGTGTACCGCCCCGTGCGCGATGCCGAACCGGTCGCGGTGCGGCTGGCCTGGTGGCGCGACGACCCGCACCCGGCGGCGCAGCACGTGATCGAACTGCTCACCGCCCTCTACCGGGAGGCGTGACGAGGCCCCGGTCACGGTACGAGAGCGACGGGGTCCACCAGGCCCTGCCTGCCTGACGTAATGGCGTCTATGTGCCCTTCTATCCCCATTTTAGGAGTGAGCCACGACACTCTCGGTCATGCATTGCGCATGGATCTCGGGAGGCAGGGCAGGCGGCGGGTTCGCCGGTCCGACCGGCAGGGGGATCCATGGGAACGGAAGGCAAGACGCGACGTGAAGGCAGCACTACAGACCATCCATGTGGGCGGAGAATGGCGCTCGGCCCTGACCGGCGCCACGCGCGAGATCATCGACCCCGTCGACGCGACCGCCTTCGCGGTCGTGGCCGAGGGTGACGTCCAGGACACCGACGACGCCGTGGCCGCGGCGCGAGCCGCTTTCGACGACGGGGCCTGGCCCCGTACGCCGGCCGCCGAGCGGGCCGCCCTGCTGCGCCGGGTCGCCGCCCTGCTGGAGCGGGACCGCGAGCGGATCGGGGCCCTGGAGAGCCAGGACGCGGG includes:
- a CDS encoding LysR family transcriptional regulator, with product MDVELRQLRCLVAIVDEGTFTDAALALGVSQAAVSRTLASLERALGVRLLRRTSRSVTPTAAGVRVVTHARRVLAAADELVRDATAGQHVLRIGYAWSALGRHTPAFQRRWAAAHPGIELHLVRVNSATAGLAEGSCDLAVLRRPLEDRRFDSAIVGLERRLCAMAADDPLARRRSVRLADLSGHTLLIDRRTGTTTPELWPPDSRPATEETYDVDDWLTAISTGRRMGMSAEATASQYRRPGVVYRPVRDAEPVAVRLAWWRDDPHPAAQHVIELLTALYREA